In Microbacterium galbinum, a single window of DNA contains:
- a CDS encoding DUF7882 family protein — translation MGRLRYDGTSDPIIIEDVTLAHLKIIIATKLRRQESFMMTWAPRDSGPNKRATVWIHPAIPLQFGFDEEQPPTVDPQRIAELMQHLNASGELVLDHVLSS, via the coding sequence ATGGGCAGGCTCAGGTACGACGGCACTTCCGACCCGATCATCATCGAGGACGTGACGCTCGCGCATCTCAAGATCATCATCGCGACGAAGCTGCGCCGACAGGAGAGCTTCATGATGACGTGGGCGCCGCGTGACAGCGGCCCCAACAAGCGGGCGACGGTCTGGATCCATCCGGCGATCCCCCTGCAGTTCGGCTTCGACGAGGAGCAGCCGCCCACCGTCGACCCGCAACGCATCGCCGAACTGATGCAGCACCTCAACGCCAGCGGCGAGCTGGTGCTCGATCACGTGCTGTCGAGCTAA